ATATGCATTTCGATTCTTTATTGAGAATGATCAACTGCAGAATAATATCTGATTGGAACAACTCTTTAGTTAATATTGAAAGTGACTGTTTAGTTATGtcttgaaatgaaaacataactctttgtaattttattctttgaaGTTTTGCTTCAGTAACATGTATTCTGATGTCTTTTAACTTACAGCTCGAAATATACTGCAGCACCTTACTGTTAGCAGTTGTGATGTGTAGCCAAGAATATTTGGAATGGCAACTGTGTTGCTGCGGCTCATGCACTGCAGAAGAAGAACAAAGGGTTGAACGATAGTCAACCAACAGTCGGgatgtacaattttattttattttctttatgtACGTAGATATGCATAATGATATAAAAGTATTTTATTACGACTTACAAAATTAGCCTTTTTTCACGACTGTTATGCCTTGGCGATGAAATTGAGCTGTATACCtattacgtatatacacgCTTACGAAGCACGGAAttgtcattgaaaaaaaaaattatattcgctTCCATATTTCGCTACGAGATATACCGTGTGTGTATTTAGTTTTGATAAAGCTCCCACCCCACCGTCAATCcagggaataaattttttatatgcTGCTGGCTTACTTAAGATTCTTTTGAATCCAGGGTAGGAAGTGAGTTACTCTAGTATAAACTCCTGGGTATTGACCCTTGCCGCACCCGATTCCCCAGCTAACTATACCAACTTGGGTCCATCTGCCATCGTTGATCATGAGAGGACCGCCACTGTCACCCTGTGCAAGTGAGAATCGAACAATTATCATATTTTCGCACAAATGAAGCAGCACAAAAAGTAACAAAGATTTTGTATCTGTGATAATGTACTCACGGAGCATGAATCCATTGCAGCTTTTCCTGCGCACAGGAAACTTTCGATAATACCGCCCGGTGCTGCTGCCCCATACTTCGATCTGCACTCTGAGTTAGTCCATACAGGGATAGCGACTTCCTGAAGAACAGCTGGCTGAGGACCACCTGTTTGCATTGTTAAGAAATTATGTAGAGAGTGGGGAATATTTGTCGATTAGTGACGCTCACGGAAATGCTAAGAAAGGCGGACTCCGGCACAACCCGATCATTCGTCAAAGATATTCATACACAACTTTTACATGCTTTATGAATACCTACATGAACATGAGCAATGAGGTGTTAAGAAATTGCTATCCAACTCACTTTCTCGCAACGAGCCCCAGCCAATTACGGTGGCAGTTTTTCCAGAGTACAACTGTGACCCAGAGGGTAAACAGACGGGTCGTATTTGCTCGGTGAAAGCTACGGGTTTATCGAGGGTAAGAATTGCGACGTCGTTATAAAGGGTTCGCGAGTCGAATCCTCGATGCCGAACGATGCGACGTACCCGTCTCTCGACGTGGCGCACCTCGTTGTTCGTTTTTATATTGTGATCACCAAGCCGAACCGTCAATCCAGCAACGTCCCATGAGCTCATTCTGAAAATGATCATCGGATCATCCGTATGAAGGTTGCTGTCACGTAACGAGTTACCGTTTCGGGATTACACTCTGATCAAGAAGTGAATTACTTACTGTGCGACGCAGTGGGCGGCGGACAGAATGTGCGACTCGTCGATCAGGGATCCACCGCAGAACTGTCTGTTCATGTTGAAAAGAGCAGCTATCCACGGCCATTCGCCGACGTCCGCGCTGTGCCCTCCAACTATTCGTTCCTGGTCCTGATTTCCATTCTTGGATCCGCAATACGCTTGAACTCCGCCGCCTCCTGGAGTTGGAGGAACTGTGGCCGGTGACGAGGGTGGTTTAACGGGTGCGACTGGTGTGGTGGGCCACCAGGATGGTCTCTTGGTTGGCCACGTTGTGGCGCCGGGTCTTTTGGTCGTCGTGATTGGCGGCCTTGGAGTAGTGACTGCAGGGAATCCTGGCGATGGCGGATGAGTCGGAAGAGGTGGAATCGTGTGATCTGGTGGATGGGTCGGAATCGGTGGTGGCCACGAGGCTATGGGGGGACGTGGTTTCTCCTTTTCCGAATCTGCAGAACCAACCTGGAATTGAAAAGCGAGTGTAATAGTATTCCGACTGCATTATGACATCCTGAGACACGATTTGCAAACTGCGCACAATACCATAAACGGTACCTTATGATCCGTACCGCATGGCCTGTTAATCAAGTGAAACACGAAACACTCTCTCTTAATGTTTAACAATACGGACACGGTGTTCGTGTACGGACTCCATCCGGGTGCACCGTCGCAAAAACGAACGTGTCGGAATGCTCTGTGCCCGTGACCTAGAGGCGAACGTGTGATGATCGTACGTTGTAACCTACCTGTGTCTCTTCAACGACGGGGACATTTCCGGCGTCGGGTGGAATGATGGGTATGACTGGTGGATTCGAGCAGCAAACACCGAACGCCATGCGGCCATCGGGATCCACGTAGTTACATGTCTCGTAAACGCCAAGGATCCAACCGTCGAATGCAGTTAGGTCGGGGACCTTGAAGTACGGATAACACTCTCTAAACGTCGTACACCGACCAACTTCACCCTTCGAAGTTAGGCAAGGGGCTCCGCTGTAGGAACCGGGTCCAGCATCGCGCTCCCAGGGCAGCGCACGGCTCAATCGAGTGTGCAAGTCTCCGTCTTGAGCAGCTGCTCaggaaaggaaataaaaacggCTTGGTTGATAGTGGGCAGTGTCGAGAACCTCAAAGTGATCTCACAATCACTCCTACGGTGTTCGGAAGGATAGATAACTGCGCAGCACCTTCTTTGCGGTTTGTGCCGAGTGACTTAACGCTGAATCGACGGAAATAAACATCTCCGCACGTGGTTGTTCAAACCACTAGATACCCGATTGACTCTCGTATACGAATGTTTGTGGCATTCGGCGTTGTAACCGTCGAACATTCGATCGATGATGTACTCATGGTGTTATTTTTGCCTCCGAGTACACGGACAAGGAATAACAATCAATCAAAACAGCGAAAGATCTTCGAAGATAGTCTTTGTTAATCGTCGATCGTGGCTCGACGCCGTATAAAGTCGTTAACAGCAAATTCCGCGAGCTGTTTGTACGCACGTTGCATAGATAAATAGGAATGGCGGCGTTCAGCGAACTTTGCTATGAGCAAGTAAATCGCACTTACCTTCAACGACGACGGAGTCATCCTCGAGATAATCGGTATCTGCGTGACAAAGGAGTGCGAAAAAAAGACACCCCGCAGTGGCCAGTGAGAATTTCAGTCTACGCTGGCGCATGTTTGCGGTATCAGATCGTCGCCCGCCTCTTAGACGTCGGCTGAAATGCGGTGTTCCTGACACTGATGCGGAACCGGGAGGCGTGATTTGTCACCTACGAATTCTTTGGTAGCACAGTAACAACAGAGGAGCACGATACGAATTAGGGTCCGGGTGCCGCACGGATCGTCACTAAGCTGAGGAACCACCCGTGTCTCGAGCTTATAACGGGCGCGCCCTCCTCTTGGTCCCGAGAGGACGGGGCCCCCGGGCCGCAACTGGCTCCCCGACCCACGTAGAGTTCACTCCCATAATATCTTTGCCGTGTCGCGATTCTTTATCCCAGCGATCGATCTTTGGGGATTAGACAGAGATTCGTCAGCTAAGTGCATGATATGCAAATCGGATGGCGCCGAAGAATTATTGTGTCAATTTAACTTTTGGCAGCCGGCCATCAGTGACGCCGTAACGGAATGCGTTTTGTCTTTAGCATAAAGGAGAAGAGTGATCGGTTGTCCTTGAAGCGGCCATGAACTTGTACGCCGGCATTGCTAGGCGGGTCTCAACCCGGTGGATGGTGCAACCAATTAGCCTTTGTAGCTGCGAACTGGATCGCACGAAGGGTGCAGGCACGGTAATAGCCTGCAGGTTCGTCTAGCCAGTCGATGGCGTTCACCTCGAGTCCGAGACTCCCTATACCCTGTGTACAGTCCTTACAGAAACCTGAACTTGACCCTGTCAactgtaattataaaatcttGCCCGCGAGGGCTTTTCCGAAGGTCTCGCTGCAACTGGTCGCCATGCAAAGGTCAAACGTGCGAGGGTTATTCGCCTTTAGGTGCACAGGTGTTGCGAACCTTGCGAACGTCTTGGAAGGGATTGGGAAACAAGACTACGGTGCAACTCGTCAAACCGGACTTGAGGGCGCCGAAAATTATTCGGTGAAAGCGAGTAGGTCCGAAATTGAATTCCGCGGTCTCGGCCGAAGGAAGTCGCTTGCCCTTACTGCATCCACTTGGGATTTGATTTGGTTCGTTGACCCCTTGGGCACCGGTCTAAAGATCGGccgatgtttttctttcattatttacaAGTTATGTGCTTGGGAAAAAAAGTATCCGAGTGCTCTGGAATACTTTACGGCAAGCTTGCACGATCGGCGAGTTATAGTCGTAATCTCCAGCGGATCGATCTTCGGATCGTTCAGCGTCGAAAATAACAAAGAGGTATACACAAGGTTCACTCGGCTTTCAGAGTACCGTTCGAACCGGAGTTAATCCGATAACTCGAGCAGACGCGAGTGACACTATAACTGGGCGAAATTGCGAATCCATTAAAACTTCGCATCCCACGCCATGGCCCGAGGTTGAGATATGACGAACAATGTCGAGCTCCGTTATGCTCTTAGAGCCTTTCATATATTATCTTTACCTGTTACGGTGTAATCTTATGTGAACCAATATCATTATTGAACCTATCAGTATGTCCTACAGTTACAAAGCAAAGCATTCCCGTGAGTGAAAAGAATCCGTTAGCACTATGCCGTGACCATCATCATACCCAATGTAGCTGACACGCTACATTCATTACGACGCAAATGCAAATCGGAGCAAGGTGACGTTGACCCGGGACGCAATGTATTTTGAATAAGCTTACGAAATCTCTGGTATTTCAAGTCTGGAAAATGAACGAGTAACGTGACGGGAAAAAAGTGTTATCTATCTATTATTTTTGGCTTTTAATTACGCTGGTAAATATGAAAGATAAATTTACGGATTTGCAAATTCCACAGCGTCTAAGATATCGTACATGACCAACTTGCTTCACAAACTTCTAACCGATCAGGCAGCGCTTCAGCCATGCTCGTACATTTGACATCTAATGGTCAAGCCACTTCGGCAACACGACCCTCACGTTTTCAGAAGATCCCGGTCCTATAAAAAACCATAGTTCGATTAATTTGATTACCTCTTTGGGAAGGTTGTCTCATACTTATTAGGTATAAACTTTATTcttcattaaaatatttcattcgctACTCTAAACTAGCGGCTGAAGTCAAGCAATTTAACGGTAAGATAAAACTTGCCCGGAGAACGAAACAACCACGGCCCTTAATCTCGCTCAAAGCGCCATAAAATGTCAGCAGAGAATGTAAAAGCTGCGGGCTTGGCATCAAACATTCTATTCAGAAATTGCAATCTTCTTTATTATATATCTAGTCTCATGGGGTAACCCGCACGTAAAGCAAACGTAGCCGATGACAAACTGCAAGGGAGATCAGGATTGCCTGTAATTTAATCGTTTGTAGCGTGTCAAAGTTGCGTGAAAAATGGACGATCTTATCCTGATATTCTCACAATACTCGATCAACGGACTGAAGAACCCAATTTCATTGCAATTTGCAGAACCCCTCCACAATGGCGGGCGTGTCGATCCTCGAAGTGTCACGAGCCTCTGAAACGTGGACGACATTAAAGTACAAAACTAGAAATTACGATCGGGCCATCGGCCCCCTCAAGGTCGCAACACCCACTGGGTACGTGAGCCCGCCATTTGACCAACCACACACGCCCGTCTTCGTACGTGTTTTCGTCTTTGAACGCGCCATGAACCCACACGTCCGCTTGGGCTGTTCACTATGCACCTCAGGGTACGCAAGCAGCTCCGGATTACTCACTCTGATCGAAGAATCGTGGTTCCCAAGTTCTACGCCGACTGCATTCGATATTACGACTAGCAGATAGAAATCGACTGCGAAGTGGAAGGCGCACGACGG
The Neodiprion fabricii isolate iyNeoFabr1 chromosome 1, iyNeoFabr1.1, whole genome shotgun sequence DNA segment above includes these coding regions:
- the LOC124187239 gene encoding proclotting enzyme-like, with the protein product MRQRRLKFSLATAGCLFFALLCHADTDYLEDDSVVVEAAQDGDLHTRLSRALPWERDAGPGSYSGAPCLTSKGEVGRCTTFRECYPYFKVPDLTAFDGWILGVYETCNYVDPDGRMAFGVCCSNPPVIPIIPPDAGNVPVVEETQVGSADSEKEKPRPPIASWPPPIPTHPPDHTIPPLPTHPPSPGFPAVTTPRPPITTTKRPGATTWPTKRPSWWPTTPVAPVKPPSSPATVPPTPGGGGVQAYCGSKNGNQDQERIVGGHSADVGEWPWIAALFNMNRQFCGGSLIDESHILSAAHCVAQMSSWDVAGLTVRLGDHNIKTNNEVRHVERRVRRIVRHRGFDSRTLYNDVAILTLDKPVAFTEQIRPVCLPSGSQLYSGKTATVIGWGSLRESGPQPAVLQEVAIPVWTNSECRSKYGAAAPGGIIESFLCAGKAAMDSCSGDSGGPLMINDGRWTQVGIVSWGIGCGKGQYPGVYTRVTHFLPWIQKNLK